A region of the Thiomicrorhabdus sp. genome:
TGGTGATGAAGTATCAAAATCAAATCTATCCATCCATTGCTTTAGAGATGCTTAGAATTGCTAATCAAAGTCAAACGATTGAAGTCAAAACTTCCGAAACAGGGGTAGATTTTGTAAAAATTGGCCAAACTAAGATTCCAACCAATCGTCATGGTCAACTTTTTTTAAATTTTAGGGGGCCTGGTCATACCTTTACATACATTAGTGCGGCTGACATTATTAACGGCAATTACAATAAAAGCCTGGTAAACGGCAAGTGGATAATTATTGGTACATCTGCAAGCGGAATACTAGATTTAAGAGCCACCCCTTTTGATAATGCTTATCCTGGTGTAGAAGCCCACGCTACGGTGATCGATAATATTCTGAAGGGCGATATCATCTCTAAACCAAATTGGATTGATGGCTTAGATTTAATCATTGCCGTGGCCATTTTTTTAGTGAGTTTTTTGCTGTTTACTTACCTAAGTGCTTTTTATCTTATTGTGTTTTTTATTACCGGCTTTATTGCGCTGTATTTTTACCTCAGCACAATGCTATTTACTGAAGGATTAATCCTCAATATTCTTAACCCTTTTTTGGCACTCATTTTTGCTTTAGTACTCTCAACATTATTTAATTACTTTTTTGAAACTCGCCAAAAAAACCTTATTAAAACCAAACTGGCCAGCAAGGTGAGTTCATCGGTTATGAGCGAAATCCTAAAAAATGAAAGTACCAAAATCATGCAAGGGCAGACCCGAGAAATAACAATTTTCTTTTCTGACATTAGAGGCTTCACCCACCTTTCAGAAATCATGCCTAATCCACAAGCGTTAATACAGTTTTTAAACACTTACACTTCTGGGATGAGCGATATCATTATCAAAAACCAAGGTACGATTGATAAGTATATTGGCGATGCCATTATGGCTTATTGGAATGCTCCCAACCAACTAAAAAATCATGCCGACATTGCTCTTAAAGCGAGTTTGCAACAACTTAATGCCTTACAAGCACTCAATCAAAAAATCAAACAAGACCCTTTATTTAAACCAATCACAGACTATTGCAAAAAACAGCACATTGAGCCTATAACCATTGGTATTGGATTAAATACAGGTGAGGCGGTTGTTGGTGAAATGGGTACCACAGGCAGAAGCGACTACACGGCAATTGGTGACACCGTTAATATTGGCTCTAGACTTGAATCTTTATGTAAATATTATGGCTCTGAGTTAACTATTTCTGGGCAAACCAAACAAGCTCTTACTGAAGAATATACCTTTCGATTTTTAGATAAAGTCACTCTAAAAGGCAAAGAACAGCCTATAGAAATCTGGCAAGTACATAATCAAGGTAAAGCCGATACTAATCTGCATCAAGAGCTCAAAAAATATCACCAAGCCATAGAATTATATCAACGAGCCCTGTTTAAAGAGGCTTATCAAGCATTTATGGATTTACAAAATGATAGCACTAGCAGTAATCATAAAACTTATGCTATTTACATTAAACGCTGTAAACACTATATTGAACATCCACCTAAAGATTTTAATGGCGTGTTTATCCATAACACCAAATCTTAGGAGATAAAACCTATATTTGACGGGAATGAATGAATGATTAAAGTATTGGGTGCCTCGGGATCATTAGATAAAAACAGATCTTGCATCTCATTTCAGCTCAATGATAAAACGGTTATTGACGCAGGTAACCTTGTTCGTACATTAGGACAAAATAGCCATACCATTGAACAAGTATTTTTAACTCACGCTCACTTTGATCATATTCTTGATTTGCCTTTTTTAATAGAAACGCATTTTGATAAACGCCAAAAACCCTTACAAATTTTTGCTCTAAAGGAAACCTTAGAGATTGTTAAAAATCATGTTTTTAACGAAATCGTTTGGCCAAAATTTCATGAAATTATTCATCCAATACTAGGCGTTCCTCTACTCACTTTTCATGAAATCGTTTTAGGTGAAACCGTTCATACTCAAAATATCAGCATTACCGCAATCCCAGCTAATCACGTTGCAGGCTCTTGTGGGTATTTAATAAAAAAACATGATACAAGCTGCTTAATTACTGGTGATAGTTACATCAACCCAGAAACGGCTCAACTGATTAATCAGGATGAAAGCATAAAAGGCCTGATTATTGATGTCTCTTTTCCGTCTAATCTAGAAAACTTAGCAAAAGAGAGTAAGCACCTTACCCCAAAAATGCTAAAACAGGTTTTGCAACAAATACAACGCCCTATTTCAGTTTATCCTTATCATTTAAAACCCGCTTTTGAAGATCAAATTATTGGCGAATTAAACCAATTAGAATTGGCCAATGCTACCATCAGAGTGCTGCAAACTGGAGATGAGCTTATTATTGAAAATAACAACATTCAGCTTGTTCATCACTATCAGGCGGTTGAAGAAACCACCACTAATCAGCTGCAATCCTTACTGACTATCGCACAAGCTCTTTCTTCAGAAACAAATGTTAATAAACTTTTAGAGCTTATTTTACAAGAGGCGATGAGTTTCTCTCATGCCGATGCGGGCACCTTGTACCAATTATCAGAAGATCAAAACGAACTCATTTTTACCGTTGTACAAAACCGTAGTCTTGACATACATATGGGTGGTACGGCTAAACCGATAACTTGGCCTAATTTACCGCTAAAGCTAGAAGATGGCTCCGCCAACGAGCAGATGGTAGCGACTTACTGTGCCGTACACAAAGAAATCGTGCATATTGCATCCGTGTATGACAATAAAAATTTTAATTTTGAAGGCACCAAAAAGTTTGATGCCACTACAGGTTATCACTCAAAATCAATGCTGGTTTTGCCTCTGCTTAACACAAGCCACGAGCTGGTTGGCGTACTTCAATTAATTAACAAACTTGATGGTACAGGCAAAGATATTGCCTTTACTGAAGCCGATAAACAAAACACATTAGCGTTAGCATCACAGGCCGCTATTTCCCTAACAAATAGCTTACTCATAAAAGACTTGGAACGGTTATTTGAATCGGTAATTGGCACCATTACCAAAGCATTTGACGAAAAATGTTCATATACTGGTGGACATGTTCGACAAGTCGCCGAACTCTCTCAAATTATTGCTCACGGTATTGCTGAAGATAATACCGTTTATAAGGATGTGAATTACGATACTGACGACTTTCATGAAATTAAAATTGCAGCTTTACTGCATGATGTTGGCAAAATTGCCACGCCAGAATTTATCATGCAAAAGGCCACAAAACTTGAAAAGATTTTTGATCGTATCAATCTCATTCAAGAGCGTATGGAGATTGCTAAGCGAGATGCCAAAATTGAACTTTTAGAAAGTCAGCTTTTATCTTCAAATAAGACCATTAGCCAAGCTGACTATGAGGCTAAAGTAAAACAATTAGATGATGATTTTGCCTTCTTAAAAACCTGCAATAAAGGCATGACATCTCTTAATGATGAGGATATTGCTAGAATTAAGCAAATCGCTCAACAACACGTCATCATTAATGACCAGGCCCGCCCAATGCTAGATGAAGATGAACAGATTAATCTACTAATACAATCAGGCACATTAAACCATGACGAGCGTGAAAAAATCATGGATCATGCACGAGTGTCACTAGAGATTTTAAGTACCCTACCTTTTCCCAAAAAGTATAATCGAGTCGTACATATTGCAGCCAATCACCACGAAAAACTTGATGGTTCTGGCTACCCCAGAGGCTTAGTAGACTCTCAAATTGTACTAGAAGACCGAATCCTAATCTTAGCCGATCTATATGAAGCCCTGTCTTCTCAATATCGCCCTTATAAAGGCCCTAATCCTCTATCAGAAATATTTAAAATTCTTACCTCTATGGCCAATAGTGGCCTTATTGATAAGAAGCTTCTTAGATTCTTTTATGAAAGTGGAACTTACAAGCACTACAACAAGTTTCTAAATGAACAGCAAATAGATGATATTGAATTTGTTTTAAATGACTAAAGCTTAAAAAACCTCCTCTTATTATCAAAAATAAATATTCACAATTAAGTTTTTGGCTTTTTATATAGTCAAAAACTTTTTAAAACCCATTTTTGAAAAAAATTGCTTTATTATGAAAGCAACATTCTATAAAAAATAATTTCCATAATATTTACTTAGTTAAAAATTAGCTTAGTCAAAACCCGTTTTGTTTAGAGGTAAACGTGTTCAAACTTAAACTCTTTTTAATCATCTTTATTTTATTGCTCTCTGGTTGTAATAACCAACAGCAAGCTCCTCCAATCAAGCTCATTACTAACGCCTGGATTGGATACTCTCCCCTTTTCTACGCTAAAGAAAAAGGCTGGTTAAAAGAATCCAATATTCAACTCTCTACCCTAGTCTCTTTAAATGAAGGCATGATGACCTTTAAGATGGGTGGATTTGATGGAATAACTGGCACCCAGTACGAATACCAAAAACTAAATAGTCAACACTTTGATTTAGTGCCAATTATGATGTTTGATCGCTCTAATGGCGGCGACATGGTAATGAGCAATCTTTCGCTCGAAACATTAAAAAATACAACGGGATCGATTGATGTCTATTTAGAGACTAATTCAGTAAACTCCGTTATTTTTAAGGACTTCATAAAAACCCACCAATTAGCCAACAAAAGCTTTCATTTTATTAACAAAAATCAACTTAAAATCGTCACCCATATTAAACAACAAACCATCAATAAACCTACCATTGTAGTGACCTACGTTCCTTATAATTATGAGTTACTTAACAAAGGCTTTAAGGTGCTTGAATCAACACGTGCTAATTCAAGCATTATGGTATTAGATGCATTGTTTGTAGATAAAAATGTCCTAAATCAACGTTATAACGATTTTATTGCTCTTAAAATGATTATTAACAAGGCAATAAAAAACCTTAAAGAGAATCCTAAAGAATATTATGAAGTGGTTAAATCTTATCTAGAAAATCCAACCTATAATGATTTTAGCCAAGGCCTTGAGACTATAGAATGGCTTAATGGAGATCTTTCGGACAATATGATTCAAAAGATGAATGAGATTAACTTTCAAACAAGGAATTTAATCTAAATGTTGACGATTAATCGGTTTTTGAGTGTTTTATTTATTTTAACGGTAATGGCGTTATATGGGTCTTTTGTTATTTATTATATGGATGAACAAAATACCAAAGCTCAAATCATCAATGCCGACTTTAATCGAGTGTTACATGAAACCAGCTATAGCATTACCACTCAGTTAAACAATCTCGATAACATTAATAATTTTAGAGCTTTGCTTGATCGTAAAGTAGCCCAAAACCATCTAATTTCTGCCCTAGTTATCTCTAGAGGCAAACAGATACAGCTAACAAGTGACCGAGGTATTCGTGAGCTTCCGGTCGAAACACACAAACACACTAAAAATGAAAATTCTCCCCGTGAAGCCATCTTAAACAATACGGTTCACGAACTTGAATTTGAGGTATATCAACAAAACAAAGCCATAAAACTGAGTATTTTATTGTTTGCTAATCAGCCTGAAATAAAAACTTATTTTGCGGATGCTTTGAACCAATATATTATATTTTTTATCATTCCAACTCTGATTACCTCTCTGTTTTTATATTGGCTATTACAACTTTTTTTAGTGAAACCTTTAGAAAAACTAAAAAAGTTTGCCTATTATCACGATAGAACGCCAGATCCTTTAAAAATCAGAGAATTAGAATCTATTCGCAGTTCAATGCTGCAAACCTTTCAACTGTTAGCTGAAGAAACAAGAGCTCTTTACCGTTCAGCAAGAACCGATTCATTAAGTTCTTTACCAAATCGCTATCAATTAAATGAACGACTCGACTGGCTAATAAAAGAATCAGAACGTTCGCAAACACCCTTTGCTTACTTATTTTTAGATGTCGATAACTTTAAAAAAATAAACGATACCCTAGGGCATGATGCAGGAGATGAAATTGTCATTAATCTTTCAAACATTATGCAAGCTGACCTCAGATCATATGACATCATTGCCCGTGTTGGAGGCGATGAATTTGTCATTATTGTGAGCAAATACCACAACCATATTGAGCTAAATCATATTATTGAACGGATTCTTTCACAGATCTCGCAAGATCAAATTGTCCGTAACCAAGTAATTAATGTCTCAGCCAGTATTGGTGTAGCGTTTTACCCTAAAGATGGAACCGATGGTCAGGCACTGATGAAAAGTGCAGATATTGCTATGTACGAGGCAAAAAAACAGGGTAAAAACCAACATCACTATTTTACCGAAGAGCTAAACCATAAAATTCAAACAGAGGTTCAGCTAGAGGCTGAGTTACGTCAAGCCATTCAAAATAATGAGTTTGAACTTTACTACCAACCTAAAGTTTCAACTGAAACCAAAAGCATAATTGGCTTAGAGTGCTTAATCCGCTGGAACCATCCAACCAAAGGGGTTGTATCTCCATTTGAATTTATTCCTATTGCGGAACAAAGCGGTTTAATCATACCCATTGGTGATTGGGTCCTTAAACAAGCTTTACAAAAGCAACTATTGTGGAATAAACGATACAACATAGACTTACCTGTTTCGATCAATGTCTCAGCCATGCAGTTTAGTCACAAAGAGTTTTTTACAAAACTGCAAACTCTTATTCATACCATTGGTTTTGAACCAAATCGGTTAGATATTGAAATCACTGAATCTGTATTAATGGAAAACACCGAAAAACATCTTACTACCCTTAAAAAATTAAGAGGTTTAGGTGCAACCGTGTCTCTAGATGATTTTGGAACGGGTTACTCCTCACTTGCCTATTTAAAAACCTTTCCCATTAATATTTTAAAAATTGATAAATCATTTTTAGGGGATTATGACACCATGTCAGGTGCCATTTTTATCGAGACTATCGTCAATATGGCTCATAACCTAAAAATTGACGTGATTGCTGAAGGCGTTGAAACCGAGGATCAGTTAGATTATTTAAAAAGCATTAAATGTGAAGCATACCAAGGTTATTTGTGCAGCAGACCTCTGCCAGAAAACGAATTTATTGAGTTGGTTCAAAAATCTCTATCAACTCAAACTTAAAACTTAAAACTTAAACACGCTTTAGTTTTTTAAACTTAGTTTAATTTTCTTTACCTCTTTTCAGCCACTTTCGTTTTAACAACGTCTAATAACGTCGTCAAAATTGTTTCAGTGGCTTCATCAGTTAATACCCCTTGTTGATCAAACTTTTCAAAAGCATTGTTTACCAAAACTTCAGGCTGATTAATAATGGTTGGATTCAAATATTGCAACATCTGCCTTAAGTGAATTTGAGCCCGTGCCGTACCCATAAAACTTGGACTAGCCCCCACTATGGCAAGTGGTTTACTATCAAAAGGGGCACTAGGTAAACGTGATAACCAATCAATCGCATTTTTAAGTACACCTGGTACTGAATAG
Encoded here:
- a CDS encoding adenylate/guanylate cyclase domain-containing protein; the encoded protein is MNKKHLSALLLSVVGAFFMAIVSVFSPPQLQTLDNSLRDIFFQIRGPIATTNNVVIVDIDEKSLKAFGQWPWERNLVAKLLNQLSQDGAGIIGLDMVFSEQDKTSPSYLNHKYQLGLNNPQNNDQVLAKALEETPTILGYVFLMNEPTPQISMPPLPAIIIEKNSASHSFLPKPEGVLPNISILQNSAYSSGFFNNLPDPSGMVRSVPLVMKYQNQIYPSIALEMLRIANQSQTIEVKTSETGVDFVKIGQTKIPTNRHGQLFLNFRGPGHTFTYISAADIINGNYNKSLVNGKWIIIGTSASGILDLRATPFDNAYPGVEAHATVIDNILKGDIISKPNWIDGLDLIIAVAIFLVSFLLFTYLSAFYLIVFFITGFIALYFYLSTMLFTEGLILNILNPFLALIFALVLSTLFNYFFETRQKNLIKTKLASKVSSSVMSEILKNESTKIMQGQTREITIFFSDIRGFTHLSEIMPNPQALIQFLNTYTSGMSDIIIKNQGTIDKYIGDAIMAYWNAPNQLKNHADIALKASLQQLNALQALNQKIKQDPLFKPITDYCKKQHIEPITIGIGLNTGEAVVGEMGTTGRSDYTAIGDTVNIGSRLESLCKYYGSELTISGQTKQALTEEYTFRFLDKVTLKGKEQPIEIWQVHNQGKADTNLHQELKKYHQAIELYQRALFKEAYQAFMDLQNDSTSSNHKTYAIYIKRCKHYIEHPPKDFNGVFIHNTKS
- a CDS encoding HD domain-containing phosphohydrolase is translated as MIKVLGASGSLDKNRSCISFQLNDKTVIDAGNLVRTLGQNSHTIEQVFLTHAHFDHILDLPFLIETHFDKRQKPLQIFALKETLEIVKNHVFNEIVWPKFHEIIHPILGVPLLTFHEIVLGETVHTQNISITAIPANHVAGSCGYLIKKHDTSCLITGDSYINPETAQLINQDESIKGLIIDVSFPSNLENLAKESKHLTPKMLKQVLQQIQRPISVYPYHLKPAFEDQIIGELNQLELANATIRVLQTGDELIIENNNIQLVHHYQAVEETTTNQLQSLLTIAQALSSETNVNKLLELILQEAMSFSHADAGTLYQLSEDQNELIFTVVQNRSLDIHMGGTAKPITWPNLPLKLEDGSANEQMVATYCAVHKEIVHIASVYDNKNFNFEGTKKFDATTGYHSKSMLVLPLLNTSHELVGVLQLINKLDGTGKDIAFTEADKQNTLALASQAAISLTNSLLIKDLERLFESVIGTITKAFDEKCSYTGGHVRQVAELSQIIAHGIAEDNTVYKDVNYDTDDFHEIKIAALLHDVGKIATPEFIMQKATKLEKIFDRINLIQERMEIAKRDAKIELLESQLLSSNKTISQADYEAKVKQLDDDFAFLKTCNKGMTSLNDEDIARIKQIAQQHVIINDQARPMLDEDEQINLLIQSGTLNHDEREKIMDHARVSLEILSTLPFPKKYNRVVHIAANHHEKLDGSGYPRGLVDSQIVLEDRILILADLYEALSSQYRPYKGPNPLSEIFKILTSMANSGLIDKKLLRFFYESGTYKHYNKFLNEQQIDDIEFVLND
- a CDS encoding putative bifunctional diguanylate cyclase/phosphodiesterase, giving the protein MLTINRFLSVLFILTVMALYGSFVIYYMDEQNTKAQIINADFNRVLHETSYSITTQLNNLDNINNFRALLDRKVAQNHLISALVISRGKQIQLTSDRGIRELPVETHKHTKNENSPREAILNNTVHELEFEVYQQNKAIKLSILLFANQPEIKTYFADALNQYIIFFIIPTLITSLFLYWLLQLFLVKPLEKLKKFAYYHDRTPDPLKIRELESIRSSMLQTFQLLAEETRALYRSARTDSLSSLPNRYQLNERLDWLIKESERSQTPFAYLFLDVDNFKKINDTLGHDAGDEIVINLSNIMQADLRSYDIIARVGGDEFVIIVSKYHNHIELNHIIERILSQISQDQIVRNQVINVSASIGVAFYPKDGTDGQALMKSADIAMYEAKKQGKNQHHYFTEELNHKIQTEVQLEAELRQAIQNNEFELYYQPKVSTETKSIIGLECLIRWNHPTKGVVSPFEFIPIAEQSGLIIPIGDWVLKQALQKQLLWNKRYNIDLPVSINVSAMQFSHKEFFTKLQTLIHTIGFEPNRLDIEITESVLMENTEKHLTTLKKLRGLGATVSLDDFGTGYSSLAYLKTFPINILKIDKSFLGDYDTMSGAIFIETIVNMAHNLKIDVIAEGVETEDQLDYLKSIKCEAYQGYLCSRPLPENEFIELVQKSLSTQT
- a CDS encoding NAD(P)H-dependent oxidoreductase is translated as MKVVALSGSLRNNSINTGLIKAMQKLALPDMEIELLDYSDFPFYNQDINEKGFPASVEELGAKILDADAIIIATPEYNYSVPGVLKNAIDWLSRLPSAPFDSKPLAIVGASPSFMGTARAQIHLRQMLQYLNPTIINQPEVLVNNAFEKFDQQGVLTDEATETILTTLLDVVKTKVAEKR